Proteins from one Alysiella filiformis genomic window:
- the guaB gene encoding IMP dehydrogenase: MRIVEKAYTFDDVLLVPAHSTILPRDVSLKTHLTRKITLNLPLLSAAMDTVTEARLAISMAQEGGIGIIHKNMTPEQQAETVRKVKRHESGIVKDPVTVSPHILIGDLLAERAQRKRKMSGLPVVENGKVVGIVTTRDLRFETRLDLPVSAIMTPRDKLVSVPVGTSIEEAREVMHQHKIERVLVLNEQDELRGLITVKDIIKTTEFPNANKDHEGRLRVGAAVGTGADTEERVRALVAAGVDVIVVDTAHGHSQGVIDRVKWVKQNFPDVQVIGGNIATAAAARDLVAAGADAVKVGIGPGSICTTRIVAGVGVPQLTAVSNVAEAVKGTGVSVIADGGIRFSGDIAKALAAGAHCVMLGGMFAGTDEAPGEIELYQGRAYKSYRGMGSLGAMSQGSNDRYFQDKQESTDKYVPEGIEGRVPHKGPIVNIIHQLVGGLRSSMGYLGCANIAEMHEKAEFVEITSAGMSESHVHDVQITKEAPNYQRG; this comes from the coding sequence ATGCGTATCGTAGAAAAAGCCTACACTTTTGACGATGTTTTGCTGGTTCCAGCACATTCTACCATTCTCCCCCGCGATGTCTCGCTCAAAACCCATCTTACCCGAAAAATCACTTTAAATTTGCCCCTGCTCTCTGCCGCAATGGACACCGTTACCGAAGCGCGTTTGGCGATTTCCATGGCTCAAGAAGGCGGCATCGGCATCATTCACAAAAACATGACCCCCGAACAGCAAGCCGAAACCGTGCGTAAAGTCAAACGCCACGAAAGCGGCATTGTGAAAGACCCCGTTACCGTATCCCCCCATATTTTGATTGGCGATTTGCTGGCTGAACGCGCCCAACGCAAACGCAAAATGTCGGGTTTGCCCGTGGTGGAAAACGGCAAAGTGGTGGGCATTGTTACCACACGCGATTTGCGTTTTGAAACGCGCTTGGATTTGCCCGTGTCGGCAATTATGACACCGCGCGACAAATTGGTTTCCGTACCCGTTGGCACGTCCATTGAAGAAGCGCGTGAAGTGATGCACCAACACAAAATTGAGCGCGTTTTGGTGTTGAACGAGCAAGACGAATTGCGCGGATTGATTACGGTAAAAGACATCATCAAAACCACCGAATTTCCCAATGCCAATAAAGACCACGAAGGACGTTTGCGCGTGGGCGCGGCAGTCGGCACGGGCGCGGATACCGAAGAGCGTGTTCGCGCCCTTGTTGCGGCTGGCGTGGACGTGATTGTGGTGGACACGGCACACGGACACAGCCAAGGCGTGATTGACCGCGTGAAATGGGTTAAACAAAACTTTCCTGATGTGCAAGTGATAGGTGGCAACATTGCCACCGCCGCCGCTGCGCGTGATTTGGTGGCGGCTGGCGCAGACGCGGTAAAAGTGGGCATTGGACCGGGTTCCATTTGCACCACGCGCATTGTGGCGGGTGTGGGCGTACCGCAATTAACTGCCGTTTCCAATGTTGCCGAAGCGGTAAAAGGCACAGGCGTTTCGGTGATTGCAGACGGTGGCATTCGTTTTTCAGGCGACATTGCCAAGGCGTTGGCGGCTGGGGCGCATTGTGTGATGTTGGGCGGCATGTTTGCTGGCACAGACGAAGCACCAGGGGAAATTGAATTGTATCAAGGACGTGCGTATAAATCGTATCGCGGCATGGGTTCATTGGGCGCGATGAGTCAAGGTTCCAACGACCGCTATTTCCAAGACAAACAGGAAAGCACCGACAAATACGTCCCCGAAGGCATTGAAGGGCGCGTGCCGCACAAGGGTCCGATTGTGAACATCATTCATCAGTTGGTGGGCGGTTTGCGTTCCAGCATGGGCTATTTGGGTTGCGCGAATATTGCGGAAATGCACGAAAAAGCGGAATTTGTGGAAATCACATCGGCAGGCATGAGCGAATCGCATGTTCACGATGTGCAGATTACGAAAGAGGCTCCGAATTATCAGCGTGGGTGA